The following are encoded together in the Populus trichocarpa isolate Nisqually-1 chromosome 5, P.trichocarpa_v4.1, whole genome shotgun sequence genome:
- the LOC7480493 gene encoding methylesterase 1, with protein sequence MGDINNQATRLVLIHGSSAGAWVWYKVKPMLEAAGHSITALDMSASGVNTKTLEEVRTFDQYNEPLIEFMANLPENEKVVLVGHSLGGLNLAFAMEKFPEKISLAIFVTAIMPDTQHQPSYMLEKFTESISGADEEQDTAVSSTPFQLTPIEDLTLQALLNRPGSTFVESLSKANKFTEDRYGSVPRVYIVCTEDILLSPSLQRFMIEQNEVKEVMEIPADHMAVFSKPKELSQCILELAQKHA encoded by the exons ATGGGAGACATCAACAACCAAGCAACCCGTCTCGTTTTAATACACGGTTCTTCCGCAGGAGCTTGGGTATGGTACAAGGTGAAGCCAATGCTAGAGGCAGCTGGGCACAGCATCACAGCTCTTGACATGAGTGCGTCAGGGGTGAACACAAAAACACTCGAGGAAGTTCGAACTTTTGACCAGTATAACGAGCCCTTGATTGAGTTCATGGCCAACTTGcctgaaaatgaaaaggttgtGTTGGTGGGCCATAGTTTGGGTGGCTTAAACCTGGCCTTCGCTATGGAGAAGTTCCCAGAGAAGATTTCTCTTGCTATTTTTGTTACTGCAATCATGCCTGATACTCAGCACCAGCCATCGTATATGTTAGAGAAG TTTACTGAAAGCATTTCCGGTGCAGACGAAGAGCAAGACACTGCAGTTTCATCCACGCCGTTTCAGCTCACCCCAATTGAG GATCTTACTCTCCAAGCGCTTTTAAACAGACCAGGATCAACGTTCGTTGAAAGTCTGTCCAAAGCAAACAAGTTCACtgaagacagatatggatcaGTTCCCCGAGTATATATTGTCTGTACTGAGGATATATTGCTTTCTCCGTCGTTGCAACGCTTCATGATTGAACAAAATGAGGTTAAGGAAGTGATGGAGATTCCTGCAGATCATATGGCAGTTTTTTCTAAGCCTAAGGAACTCAGCCAGTGCATACTGGAATTGGCGCAAAAGCACGCTTAG